A window of Gasterosteus aculeatus chromosome 9, fGasAcu3.hap1.1, whole genome shotgun sequence contains these coding sequences:
- the arpc1b gene encoding actin-related protein 2/3 complex subunit 1B isoform X2 translates to MAYHSFLLEPISCHAWNKDRTQIAMCPNNHEVHIYKKDGTQWTKIHELKEHNGQVTGIDWAADSNRIVTCGADRNAYVWSLRDGAWKPTLVILRINRAARCVKWSPQENKFAVGSGSRLISVCYFEQENDWWVCKHIKKPIRSTILSLDWHPNNVLLAAGSCDFKCRVFSAYIKEVEEKPGPTPWGSKMPFGEMLFESGGSGEAGQASAGGGGWVHSVCFSHSGSRLAWTSHDSTVSVAEGGKSGTVNSLRSESLPLLCVTFITENSIVAAGHDCYPVLFVYNGAQASLTFGGKLDVPKQTAQKGISARERFQNLDRRASETQSTEKDLNSLHKNSISQISVVEGGRNKCTKFCTTGMDGGMGIWDVKSLESAMKDLKIV, encoded by the exons ATGGCGTACCACAGCTTCCTCCTGGAACCAATTAGCTGCCATGCCTGGAACAAAGATCGCACCC AGATCGCCATGTGCCCCAACAACCACGAGGTCCACATCTACAAGAAGGATGGGACCCAGTGGACCAAGATCCATGAGCTGAAGGAGCACAACGGGCAGGTGACCG gTATCGACTGGGCCGCAGACAGTAACCGCATAGTGACCTGCGGCGCGGACCGTAACGCCTACGTGTGGTCCCTGAGGGACGGCGCATGGAAGCCCACCCTGGTCATCCTCAGGATCAACCGCGCCGCTCGCTGCGTCAAGTGGTCGCCGCAGGAGAACAAGTTCGCCGTGGGCAGCGGCTCTCGCCTCATCTCCGTCTGCTACTTTGAGCAGGAAAACGACTG GTGGGTGTGCAAGCACATCAAGAAGCCCATCCGCTCCACCATCCTCAGCCTGGACTGGCATCCCAACAACGTGCTGCTGGCTGCGGGATCCTGCGACTTCAAATGCAG GGTGTTTTCTGCCTACAtaaaggaggtggaggagaaacccGGCCCCACCCCCTGGGGCAGCAAGATGCCGTTCGGCGAGATGTTGTTTGAATCCGGCGGGTCCGGCGAGGCGGGTCAGGCCTCCGCTGGAGGCGGAGGTTGGGTGCACAGCGTCTGCTTCTCCCACTCCGGCAGCCGCCTGGCCTGGACCTCCCACGACTCCACGGTGTCCGTGGCAGAGGGGGGCAAGAGCGGCAC GGTGAACAGTCTGCGCTCCgagtctctccctctgctgtgCGTCACCTTCATCACCGAGAACAGCATCGTGGCAGCT GGCCACGACTGCTACCCGGTGCTGTTTGTGTACAACGGTGCCCAAGCCAGCCTGACGTTCGGCGGCAAGCTGGACGTTCCCAAGCAGACGGCCCAGAAGGGCATCAGTGCCAGGGAGCGTTTCCAGAACCTGGACCGCCGGGCCTCCGAGACCCAGAGCACCGAGAAGGACCTGAACAGCCTGCACAAGAACAGCATCAG CCAAATCTCAGTGGTGGAAGGAGGACGAAACAAGTGCACCAAGTTCTGCACCACCGGCATGGACGGAGGAATGGGCATCTGGGATGTCAAG AGTCTTGAGTCTGCAATGAAGGATTTAAAGATTGTCTAA
- the arpc1b gene encoding actin-related protein 2/3 complex subunit 1B isoform X1, giving the protein MAYHSFLLEPISCHAWNKDRTQIAMCPNNHEVHIYKKDGTQWTKIHELKEHNGQVTGIDWAADSNRIVTCGADRNAYVWSLRDGAWKPTLVILRINRAARCVKWSPQENKFAVGSGSRLISVCYFEQENDWWVCKHIKKPIRSTILSLDWHPNNVLLAAGSCDFKCRYESIKRGVHILGIVTAHKYNNNNNLTALTSAMVFPSRLARRVFSAYIKEVEEKPGPTPWGSKMPFGEMLFESGGSGEAGQASAGGGGWVHSVCFSHSGSRLAWTSHDSTVSVAEGGKSGTVNSLRSESLPLLCVTFITENSIVAAGHDCYPVLFVYNGAQASLTFGGKLDVPKQTAQKGISARERFQNLDRRASETQSTEKDLNSLHKNSISQISVVEGGRNKCTKFCTTGMDGGMGIWDVKSLESAMKDLKIV; this is encoded by the exons ATGGCGTACCACAGCTTCCTCCTGGAACCAATTAGCTGCCATGCCTGGAACAAAGATCGCACCC AGATCGCCATGTGCCCCAACAACCACGAGGTCCACATCTACAAGAAGGATGGGACCCAGTGGACCAAGATCCATGAGCTGAAGGAGCACAACGGGCAGGTGACCG gTATCGACTGGGCCGCAGACAGTAACCGCATAGTGACCTGCGGCGCGGACCGTAACGCCTACGTGTGGTCCCTGAGGGACGGCGCATGGAAGCCCACCCTGGTCATCCTCAGGATCAACCGCGCCGCTCGCTGCGTCAAGTGGTCGCCGCAGGAGAACAAGTTCGCCGTGGGCAGCGGCTCTCGCCTCATCTCCGTCTGCTACTTTGAGCAGGAAAACGACTG GTGGGTGTGCAAGCACATCAAGAAGCCCATCCGCTCCACCATCCTCAGCCTGGACTGGCATCCCAACAACGTGCTGCTGGCTGCGGGATCCTGCGACTTCAAATGCAGGTATGAGTCAATCAAGAGGGGTGTGCACATTTTAGGGATTGTCACGGCgcacaaatacaacaacaacaacaatctcaCCGCGTTGACCTCGGCCATGGTTTTTCCTTCACGTCTCGCCCGCAGGGTGTTTTCTGCCTACAtaaaggaggtggaggagaaacccGGCCCCACCCCCTGGGGCAGCAAGATGCCGTTCGGCGAGATGTTGTTTGAATCCGGCGGGTCCGGCGAGGCGGGTCAGGCCTCCGCTGGAGGCGGAGGTTGGGTGCACAGCGTCTGCTTCTCCCACTCCGGCAGCCGCCTGGCCTGGACCTCCCACGACTCCACGGTGTCCGTGGCAGAGGGGGGCAAGAGCGGCAC GGTGAACAGTCTGCGCTCCgagtctctccctctgctgtgCGTCACCTTCATCACCGAGAACAGCATCGTGGCAGCT GGCCACGACTGCTACCCGGTGCTGTTTGTGTACAACGGTGCCCAAGCCAGCCTGACGTTCGGCGGCAAGCTGGACGTTCCCAAGCAGACGGCCCAGAAGGGCATCAGTGCCAGGGAGCGTTTCCAGAACCTGGACCGCCGGGCCTCCGAGACCCAGAGCACCGAGAAGGACCTGAACAGCCTGCACAAGAACAGCATCAG CCAAATCTCAGTGGTGGAAGGAGGACGAAACAAGTGCACCAAGTTCTGCACCACCGGCATGGACGGAGGAATGGGCATCTGGGATGTCAAG AGTCTTGAGTCTGCAATGAAGGATTTAAAGATTGTCTAA
- the LOC120825025 gene encoding actin-related protein 2/3 complex subunit 1A — translation MSLHQFLLEPITCHAWNHDRTQIAISPNNHEVHIYKKSGNQWVKTHELKEHNGHITGIDWAPKSDRIVTCGADRNAYVWSQKEGVWKPTLVILRINRAATFVKWSPLENKFAVGSGARLISVCYFESENDWWVSKHIKKPVRSTILSLDWHPNNILLAAGSCDFKCRVFSAYIKEVEEKPGPTPWGSKMPFGAVLAEFGGAGGGGWVHSVAFSASGNRLAWVSHDSTVTVVDSSKTASPSQLKTDFLPLLSVIFVSENSLVAAGHDCCPMLFRCDDGGTLTFVSKLDLPKQSIQRNISAMERFRNMDKRATTEDRNTALDTLHQNSITQVSIYEGDKRDCRKFCTTGIDGAMTIWDFKSLEASIQGLRIM, via the exons ATGTCCCTTCATCAGTTTCTGTTGGAACCCATCACCTGCCACGCGTGGAACCACGACAGGACAC AGATTGCCATCAGTCCAAACAACCATGAAGTTCACATCTACAAAAAGAGTGGCAACCAGTGGGTTAAGACTCATGAATTGAAGGAGCACAATGGACACATAACAG GAATTGACTGGGCTCCCAAGAGTGACCGTATCGTGACGTGTGGAGCGGACCGCAACGCCTATGTGTGGTCCCAGAAGGAAGGAGTATGGAAGCCCACGCTGGTCATCCTCAGGATCAACCGAGCTGCCACCTTCGTCAAGTGGTCCCCACTGGAGAACAAGTTTGCCGTTGGGAGCGGCGCTCGACTCATCTCAGTCTGCTACTTTGAGTCTGAGAACGACTG GTGGGTGAGTAAGCATATCAAGAAGCCAGTACGCTCCACCATCCTCAGTCTGGACTGGCATCCCAACAACATCCTGCTGGCCGCGGGATCCTGTGACTTCAAATGCAG GGTGTTCTCAGCCTACATTAAGGAGGTGGAAGAGAAACCCGGCCCCACACCCTGGGGCAGCAAAATGCCATTTGGCGCTGTGCTCGCAGAATTTGGAGGAGCGG gtggggggggctgggtCCACTCTGTCGCTTTCTCAGCCTCTGGTAACCGGCTGGCCTGGGTCAGCCATGACAGCACTGTCACCGTGGTGGACAGCTCGAAGACGGCCAG TCCTTCGCAGTTGAAGACGGACTTCCTGCCTCTCCTCAGCGTCATCTTTGTTTCCGAGAACAGTCTAGTAGCTGCG GGCCACGACTGTTGCCCCATGCTGTTCCGCTGCGACGACGGTGGAACGCTGACGTTTGTGTCGAAGCTCGACCTCCCCAAGCAGAGCATCCAGAGGAACATCTCCGCCATGGAGCGCTTCAGGAACATGGACAAGAGAGCCACCACGGAGGACCGCAACACTGCACTGGACACACTGCACCAGAACAGCATCAC CCAAGTGTCTATCTATGAAGGAGACAAAAGGGATTGTCGCAAGTTCTGCACCACAGGCATCGATGGTGCGATGACCATTTGGGACTTCAAG AGTCTAGAAGCTTCTATCCAGGGCCTCCGCATCATGTGA
- the abcg2b gene encoding broad substrate specificity ATP-binding cassette transporter ABCG2b → MINSMCFQQLSDSAFLFQQDKTRPIDTTFFPAWCEKALNSTPLECYAPVSWKMSKEQTVCVGDEYFPERGPTLTFSDLHYCVREARVCRGGGPEKHILNNVSGIMRPGMNAIMGATGSGKTSLLDVIAGRKDPVGLKQGKVMVDGKAVSADLRLSSAYVVQDDILMGTLSVRENLLFSANLRLDRRQHSSADKNNRVDAIIRDLGLTDCADTKIGTEFLRGVSGGERKRCSIGMELITSPSLLFLDEPTTGLDSNTANSIINLLNKLSRRGKTVIFSIHQPRYSIFKQFDHLTLLHKGEVVYAGAAAQALEYFTNLGYQIEAFNNPADFFMDITNGEIKSTLVSLTAEEDKNPLANVYRQSQLGRNVLEELDHVNQSISDGASGPDEAADYATSFLYQLCVVCGRTVRNSLRNPQTSYAQLALNVFFAILVGLIYYQMPLTLPEALQNRSGAFFFLIINMVFGNLSAVELFINERAIFIHENSSGYYRTSVYFLSKIFADLIPNRIIPIFVFSAIAYYMMGLKPAFEAFLCFALTMSLVSLAGVSLAFLVSASVSSFAMANILIALPFVFMMVFGGFLVNLNAMLSWLSWLQWISVFRYGLNAAFINEMSGQLFYSNNTSVPGEAFLKSQDIDYSVWGFWQNQVALLGITLTCMFLAYVQLRRINRWK, encoded by the exons ATGATCAACAGCATGTGCTTTCAACAGTTAAGTGACAGCGCTTTCCTTTTTCAACAGGATAAAACCAGGCCCATAGATACAACATTTTTCCCAGCTTGGTGTGAAAAAGCCTTGAACTCAACCCCTTTGGAATGTTACG CACCGGTATCTTGGAAGATGTCTAAGGAGCAGACTGTTTGCGTTGGCGACGAGTATTTCCCGGAACGAGGACCAACTCTCACATTTAGCGACTTGCACTACTGTGTTCGTGAGGCGAGGGTTTGCCGCGGGGGAGGCCCTGAAAAACACATCCTCAACAATGTAAG TGGCATCATGAGGCCCGGGATGAACGCCATCATGGGCGCCACCGGGAGTGGTAAAACATC acTACTGGATGTAATTGCAGGGAGAAAGGACCCCGTTGGACTGAAGCAAGGAAAAGTCATGGTGGATGGGAAAGCCGTCTCAGCGGACCTCAGACTCAGCTCTGCGTATGTCGTccag GACGATATCCTGATGGGCACTCTGTCTGTGAGAGAGAACCTTCTGTTCAGTGCCAATCTGCGCCTTGACCGTCGGCAACACTCCTCCGCAGATAAGAACAACAGGGTGGACGCCATCATCAGAGACCTGGGCCTGACGGACTGTGCCGACACCAAG ataggGACAGAGTTTCTGCGCGGCGTATCCGGGGGCGAGAGGAAGCGGTGCAGCATCGGGATGGAGCTCATCACTTCTCCCTCGCTGCTGTTTCTGGACGAGCCGACTACCGGACTGGATTCTAACACTGCCAACTCCATCATCAATCTACTAAACAA GCTGTCCAGAAGAGGGAAGACTGTGATCTTCTCCATCCACCAGCCACGCTACTCCATCTTCAAGCAGTTTGACCACCTGACCTTGTTGCATAAAGGGGAGGTGGTGTACGCGGGCGCTGCAGCCCAGGCACTGGAATACTTCACCAACCTCG GCTACCAAATTGAGGCCTTCAATAACCCAGCTGATTTCTTCATGGACATCACAAATGGAGAGATCAAATCAACATTGGTGTCACTTACCGCAG AAGAGGATAAAAACCCGTTGGCAAACGTGTACCGCCAGTCCCAACTGGGCCGCAatgtgctggaggagctggaccacGTGAACCAGAGCATCAGCGACGGGGCCAGCGGTCCAGACGAGGCGGCTGACTACGCTACCTCTTTCCTCTACCAG TTGTGCGTGGTGTGTGGGAGGACGGTTAGGAACTCTCTGAGGAACCCTCAGACCTCTTACGCCCAGTTGGCTCTCAACGTCTTCTTTGCTATTCTGGTGGGACTCATTTATTACCAAATGCCGCTGACGCTGCCCGAGGCGTTACAGAACAG GAGTGGAGCCTTCTTCTTCCTTATCATCAACATGGTCTTTGGGAACCTCTCCGCTGTGGAGCTCTTTATCAACGAAAGGGCCATATTCAT TCACGAGAACTCCAGTGGCTATTACCGCACGTCCGTCTACTTCCTGTCCAAGATCTTTGCTGATCTCATCCCCAACCGCATAATCCCCATCTTTGTGTTTTCGGCCATCGCCTACTATATGATGG GATTGAAGCCTGCCTTTGAGGCCTTCCTGTGCTTCGCCCTGACCATGTCTCTGGTCAGTCTGGCAGGAGTCAGCCTGGCCTTTCTCGTCTCAGCCAGTGTATCTTCATTTGCCATGGCCAACATCCTCATTGCTCTGCCCTTTGTCTTCATGATG GTCTTCGGTGGTTTTCTCGTCAACCTCAATGCCATGCTGAGCTGGCTCTCCTGGCTGCAATGGATCAGTGTCTTCAGATACGGACTGAAT GCTGCGTTCATCAACGAGATGTCGGGGCAGCTGTTCTACAGCAACAACACCAG TGTCCCCGGGGAGGCGTTTCTGAAGAGTCAGGACATCGACTACTCCGTGTGGGGCTTCTGGCAGAACCAGGTGGCTCTGCTGGGAATCACGTTGACCTGCATGTTCCTGGCCTACGTACAGCTGCGCCGAATCAACCGCTGGAAATGA